Proteins co-encoded in one Coriobacterium glomerans PW2 genomic window:
- a CDS encoding phosphoenolpyruvate carboxylase: MDAVETKAAADTLADIDVPTLLRDNLELFLRLERKILQEYDPAVRRLFDELLDDVINVTAPETSSVPSQVPSGCSEAGSGDEPATRGTARVSDNDGSEVFRDAVALLDSVPAERQQILVRAFTSFFHLANLTEENFRVRSLKKRESEVSIDSAVDPSNELTVAYRRLIEETGVQRATQLLDRLEFHPVFTAHPTDARRKAVEGKIRRIAALLDQRPRLGGSDLVENERHMLQEIDALLRTSPTAIKKPTPVEEVDTIIDIFDGTLFDTIPQVYRRFDDWVLGERAGRVPPVCPAFFHPGSWIAADRDGNPNVNARVSRLAAMKLSAHMVSSLARKCRSVGRNLTLDSACAEPSEELRGLWRRQVEMSSTLTDRAQAISQSEPHRAVMLVMCARLEATVARNADNMYRDCAEFLDDLRIVQRSLAAAGAPRAAFGPLQTLIWQTETFGFHMVEMEFRQHSVVHTRALEDIRAHGLTGDLEPMTREVLDTFRALGFIQRRLGARAARRYVVSFTKSAQHIADVFELARLSFADPKDVPTIDVIPLFEQLEDLEGCIDILDQMLEDPDVSRRLSESSRRMEIMLGYSDSSKDAGPTTATLALHDAQRRIALWAQRNDIDLTLFHGRGGAVGRGGGPANRAVLAQPRGSVNCRFKVTEQGEVIFARYGNPSLARRHIESVAAATLLNSAPSVERENTEMTASFSQVAVRLSDFSHERYRALLESDDFASWFSTVTPLAEVGLLPIGSRPAKRGLGAQSLDDLRTIPWVFSWSQARINLAAWYGLGTACERLGDLDLLRRAYREWPLFATFIDNIEMSIAKTDERIAKMYLALGKREDLARQVLEEMRLTRAWTLAITGNSWPLQHRRVLGYAVRVRNPYVNALSLAQARALRNVRAPIGDISEQDKKEYLDLILSTVAGVSAGLQNTG; encoded by the coding sequence ATCGATGCCGTCGAAACGAAGGCAGCCGCAGACACGCTGGCGGACATCGATGTTCCGACACTGCTGCGCGACAATCTCGAGCTGTTCTTGCGCTTGGAGCGCAAGATCCTTCAAGAGTACGATCCCGCGGTTCGCAGGCTCTTCGATGAGCTGCTCGATGATGTGATCAACGTGACCGCGCCCGAAACATCTTCGGTGCCTTCGCAGGTTCCAAGCGGGTGTTCCGAAGCCGGATCCGGCGATGAGCCCGCGACCCGGGGGACGGCCCGCGTCTCGGACAACGACGGTTCCGAGGTGTTTCGCGACGCCGTGGCGCTGCTCGACTCGGTGCCCGCGGAGCGCCAGCAGATCCTCGTCCGCGCGTTCACATCCTTCTTCCATTTGGCGAATCTCACCGAGGAGAACTTCCGGGTTCGCTCGCTCAAGAAGCGGGAGAGCGAAGTTTCGATCGACTCTGCGGTCGATCCGTCCAACGAGCTGACCGTCGCCTATCGCCGGCTCATCGAAGAGACCGGGGTGCAGCGCGCGACACAGCTGCTCGATCGACTCGAGTTTCACCCTGTCTTCACCGCGCATCCCACCGATGCGCGGCGCAAGGCTGTCGAGGGAAAGATCCGCAGGATCGCTGCTCTGCTTGACCAGAGGCCGCGTCTCGGAGGATCCGATCTCGTGGAGAACGAGCGCCATATGCTTCAAGAGATCGATGCGCTTCTGCGCACCTCTCCCACAGCGATCAAGAAGCCGACGCCGGTCGAGGAGGTCGATACGATCATCGACATCTTCGATGGGACGCTGTTCGATACGATCCCCCAGGTGTATCGCCGGTTCGACGACTGGGTGCTCGGCGAGCGCGCAGGCCGCGTGCCACCGGTGTGCCCCGCGTTCTTTCATCCCGGAAGCTGGATCGCAGCGGACCGCGATGGCAACCCGAACGTGAACGCCAGAGTGAGCCGTCTGGCGGCGATGAAGCTGTCGGCTCACATGGTGTCGTCTCTCGCGCGCAAGTGCCGCAGCGTGGGCCGCAATCTCACGCTCGATTCGGCGTGCGCCGAACCATCCGAGGAGCTGCGCGGACTGTGGAGACGACAGGTTGAGATGAGCTCCACCTTGACGGATCGCGCTCAGGCCATCTCGCAATCCGAGCCTCACCGTGCAGTGATGCTCGTGATGTGCGCACGTTTGGAGGCCACCGTCGCTCGCAACGCGGACAACATGTATCGCGACTGCGCCGAGTTCTTGGATGACCTGCGCATCGTGCAGCGCTCACTTGCCGCGGCGGGAGCCCCGCGCGCGGCCTTCGGACCTCTCCAGACGCTTATCTGGCAGACGGAGACGTTCGGCTTCCACATGGTCGAGATGGAGTTTCGCCAGCACTCCGTCGTGCACACCCGTGCTCTGGAGGATATCCGAGCTCATGGTCTGACCGGTGATCTCGAGCCCATGACGCGCGAGGTGCTGGACACCTTCAGAGCTCTTGGATTTATCCAGCGTCGTCTGGGCGCGCGCGCCGCGAGGCGCTACGTCGTCTCGTTCACGAAATCGGCTCAGCACATCGCCGATGTCTTCGAGCTCGCGCGTCTTTCATTCGCCGATCCGAAAGATGTGCCGACGATCGACGTGATTCCGCTCTTCGAACAGCTTGAGGACCTTGAGGGATGCATCGATATCCTCGATCAGATGCTTGAGGATCCAGATGTCTCGCGTCGGCTTTCCGAATCGAGCCGCAGGATGGAGATCATGCTCGGCTACTCCGATTCGTCGAAGGACGCCGGACCGACCACGGCGACGCTCGCGTTACATGACGCGCAGCGCAGGATCGCTCTCTGGGCGCAGCGCAATGACATCGATCTCACGCTCTTCCATGGGCGCGGCGGAGCAGTCGGTCGCGGTGGGGGTCCGGCGAACAGGGCGGTGCTCGCGCAACCGAGAGGATCTGTCAATTGCCGTTTCAAGGTCACCGAGCAGGGGGAGGTCATCTTTGCCCGTTACGGCAATCCGTCTCTGGCGCGCCGTCACATCGAGAGCGTTGCCGCAGCGACCCTGCTGAACTCCGCTCCATCGGTCGAGCGCGAGAACACCGAGATGACCGCGAGCTTCTCGCAAGTTGCAGTCAGGTTGAGCGATTTTTCGCATGAGCGCTACCGCGCACTGCTCGAATCGGATGATTTCGCGTCTTGGTTCTCGACGGTGACACCTCTCGCCGAGGTGGGGCTTCTTCCTATCGGTAGCCGTCCCGCCAAGCGAGGACTCGGTGCGCAGTCGCTGGACGATCTCAGAACCATCCCTTGGGTTTTCTCATGGTCTCAGGCGCGTATCAATCTTGCAGCCTGGTACGGTCTCGGAACCGCTTGCGAGCGGCTCGGAGATCTTGATCTGCTCAGGCGAGCCTATCGTGAATGGCCCCTGTTCGCCACATTTATCGACAACATCGAGATGTCGATCGCGAAAACAGACGAGAGAATCGCGAAGATGTATCTCGCTTTGGGGAAGCGCGAGGATCTGGCTCGCCAGGTGCTCGAGGAGATGCGTCTCACCCGTGCCTGGACGCTGGCTATAACAGGCAACTCGTGGCCGCTGCAGCATCGCCGCGTGCTCGGGTACGCCGTGCGCGTACGAAACCCGTATGTGAACGCGCTTTCGCTCGCTCAGGCGCGCGCGCTTCGCAACGTCAGAGCGCCGATCGGCGATATTTCCGAACAGGACAAGAAAGAGTATCTGGATCTGATCCTGTCCACGGTGGCAGGCGTGAGCGCCGGCTTGCAGAACACCGGGTAG
- the hisS gene encoding histidine--tRNA ligase produces MRAQRAEGTRDLIGRDMRAWIAMRDAAAEVFEPFGFELAETPAIEQVDVFVHGIGQSTDVVRKEMFRVFSGANLERALTQGTEANLKAKQRLALRPEGTAGLVRAVVEGNLVPPGGAPVKLYYAEAMFRGERPQRGRLRQFHQIGIEWLGAPDAAADAESIVMLMEFYRRIGFDMNRLRLSINSMGDARCRPAYREKVRDFIARHADEMCDECRERAQLNPLRAFDCKNDRCSKIMRSAPLMIDNLCEECRAHHDQVKRYLDAAGVSYLEDPTLVRGLDYYTRTVFEVEALDAAVGSIGGGGRYDGLVELEGGKPTPGVGFAVGFERIMLALEAQGTRLGKDAPPCVYVANAGADLRERVFDIALQLRAAGVRTEADYQGRSLKGQFKQADRLKAALIIVIGAEELAAGAVRVRDMVSHEERLVALDEILEDVRSRLS; encoded by the coding sequence ATGCGGGCACAGAGGGCCGAGGGCACGAGGGATCTGATCGGGCGCGATATGCGCGCTTGGATCGCGATGCGAGATGCTGCGGCTGAGGTGTTCGAACCCTTTGGGTTCGAATTGGCTGAGACCCCTGCTATCGAACAGGTCGATGTTTTCGTGCATGGTATCGGCCAGTCGACAGATGTCGTGCGCAAGGAGATGTTTCGCGTCTTCTCCGGGGCGAACCTGGAGCGCGCGCTCACTCAGGGGACGGAAGCCAACCTCAAGGCCAAGCAGCGTCTCGCTCTGAGACCTGAGGGAACCGCAGGCTTGGTTCGCGCCGTGGTGGAGGGAAATCTCGTCCCCCCCGGAGGGGCACCGGTCAAGCTCTACTATGCCGAGGCGATGTTTCGCGGCGAGCGCCCGCAGAGGGGTCGGTTGCGTCAATTCCATCAGATCGGCATCGAGTGGCTCGGCGCGCCCGATGCTGCCGCCGATGCCGAGAGCATCGTCATGCTCATGGAGTTCTACCGGCGGATCGGCTTCGATATGAATCGTCTGCGCCTCAGCATCAACTCGATGGGCGATGCGCGGTGCCGTCCCGCCTATCGCGAAAAGGTACGGGACTTCATCGCGCGACACGCTGATGAGATGTGCGATGAGTGCCGCGAGCGCGCACAGCTCAATCCGCTACGCGCCTTCGACTGCAAAAATGATCGGTGTTCGAAGATCATGCGATCCGCACCGCTCATGATCGATAACCTGTGCGAGGAGTGCCGGGCTCACCACGATCAGGTCAAGAGATATCTCGATGCCGCGGGCGTGAGCTATCTCGAGGACCCGACGCTCGTGCGAGGTCTGGATTACTACACCCGTACGGTGTTCGAGGTGGAGGCCCTCGACGCCGCCGTCGGCTCCATCGGCGGCGGGGGTCGCTATGATGGGCTGGTTGAGCTTGAAGGGGGAAAGCCGACACCGGGGGTCGGATTCGCCGTCGGCTTCGAGCGCATCATGCTCGCGCTCGAAGCTCAGGGCACGCGGTTGGGTAAGGACGCGCCTCCGTGCGTATACGTTGCCAATGCAGGTGCCGATCTGCGCGAGCGCGTGTTCGACATCGCGCTCCAACTGCGCGCGGCGGGGGTGCGCACCGAGGCCGACTATCAGGGACGCTCGCTCAAGGGGCAGTTCAAGCAGGCCGACAGGCTCAAGGCGGCGCTTATCATCGTGATCGGCGCGGAGGAACTCGCCGCTGGTGCCGTGCGCGTGCGCGATATGGTGAGTCATGAGGAGCGACTGGTAGCCCTGGACGAGATTCTCGAGGACGTTCGGTCCCGTCTCAGCTGA
- the tatC gene encoding twin-arginine translocase subunit TatC, which produces MPIGPARMPLLDHLGELRRRFTIILFSVFVTALIMYFATPVVVDILKMPIAPSVAGKFYITSALGGFTLRFSISFKVALIMCTPMILWQILGFFLPALKPNERRWVVPTVLAATALFFIGALFCYLFVIPPCFQWLIGETKAIADPLAELTDYLNIELLLLIGFGIAFELPLVIFYLSIFHIVPYTAFRAQWRYIYVVMVFVSACVSPDASPVTCIMMYAALIVLYESSLAVARLVIVAREGKAGLSRSRLGFFTDDEDE; this is translated from the coding sequence ATGCCGATCGGACCAGCCCGTATGCCGCTTCTCGACCATCTGGGGGAGCTGCGCCGTCGTTTCACCATCATCTTGTTCTCGGTCTTCGTGACCGCGCTCATCATGTACTTCGCGACGCCTGTCGTCGTCGATATCCTGAAGATGCCGATCGCTCCATCGGTTGCCGGCAAGTTCTACATCACCTCCGCGCTCGGCGGCTTCACGCTGCGCTTCTCAATTTCGTTCAAAGTCGCCCTGATCATGTGCACACCGATGATCCTGTGGCAGATCTTGGGATTCTTCTTGCCCGCCCTCAAGCCCAACGAGCGTCGCTGGGTCGTCCCGACGGTCTTGGCTGCGACGGCGCTGTTCTTCATCGGTGCCCTGTTCTGCTACCTGTTCGTCATCCCGCCGTGCTTTCAGTGGCTGATCGGCGAGACGAAGGCGATCGCCGATCCGCTGGCTGAACTCACGGACTACCTCAATATCGAGCTTTTGCTGCTCATCGGCTTCGGTATCGCGTTCGAGCTTCCCCTGGTCATCTTCTATCTGTCTATCTTCCATATCGTTCCCTATACGGCGTTCAGGGCGCAGTGGCGCTACATCTACGTCGTGATGGTCTTCGTGTCGGCATGCGTGTCGCCCGACGCCTCACCGGTCACATGCATCATGATGTATGCCGCCCTGATCGTACTCTACGAATCATCGCTGGCCGTCGCGCGTCTCGTTATCGTCGCACGGGAGGGCAAGGCCGGTCTGTCGCGGAGCCGGCTGGGATTTTTCACAGATGACGAGGACGAGTGA
- a CDS encoding Sec-independent protein translocase subunit TatA/TatB codes for MSDDPWRLPVLDIGGNEMLMICVVILLLFGPDKLPQAGRTIGRAIRQFRETQARMTAMVQSEIVDPLATAVQDPSILVDAATKGDVPDEEDADADTDDIASRKAAEAKSETFAERRARLLSEQAKTAGEPVAHPEGDLEDEQSTRPVEPGASEPSAADEKSGGVIAQADVAASPEAAPEARLDEEAETERLYARRPRVRARADEETPSAQASCAAPEDGSEQGGDR; via the coding sequence GTGTCAGATGACCCTTGGAGGTTGCCCGTGTTGGATATCGGCGGCAATGAGATGCTGATGATCTGTGTTGTCATCCTGTTGCTCTTCGGGCCGGATAAGCTGCCGCAGGCCGGACGCACCATCGGTCGCGCGATCCGTCAGTTCCGCGAGACGCAGGCCAGAATGACGGCGATGGTTCAATCCGAGATCGTGGATCCGCTCGCGACAGCCGTTCAGGATCCTTCGATCTTGGTGGACGCCGCCACGAAGGGCGATGTTCCGGATGAGGAGGACGCCGACGCCGATACCGACGACATCGCCTCCAGGAAGGCAGCCGAGGCCAAGAGCGAGACATTCGCCGAGCGGCGCGCCCGCCTGCTGAGCGAGCAGGCGAAGACCGCCGGCGAGCCCGTGGCGCATCCCGAGGGGGATCTCGAGGACGAACAGAGCACCCGGCCCGTCGAGCCGGGCGCATCCGAGCCGAGCGCAGCGGATGAGAAGTCCGGCGGCGTGATCGCCCAGGCCGACGTCGCCGCATCACCTGAGGCCGCACCGGAGGCGCGACTCGATGAGGAGGCCGAGACCGAGAGGCTCTATGCCCGCAGGCCCCGCGTGCGCGCCCGTGCGGACGAGGAGACACCGAGCGCGCAGGCGAGCTGCGCCGCCCCTGAAGATGGATCAGAGCAGGGGGGTGATCGGTGA
- a CDS encoding STAS domain-containing protein, whose protein sequence is MELNITTDPKPECYSIAVGGEIDISCASKLRTAIDMAFEQPADEVKLDFGDVSYIDSTGIGVLVGMAQNAQRRRKRFSIVNCQPGVMRVAHLLGVDTEVSISGR, encoded by the coding sequence ATGGAATTGAACATCACAACCGACCCAAAGCCCGAGTGCTATTCCATCGCAGTGGGGGGCGAGATCGACATTTCGTGCGCGTCGAAACTCAGGACTGCGATCGACATGGCGTTCGAGCAGCCGGCCGATGAGGTGAAGCTCGACTTCGGAGATGTGAGCTATATCGATTCGACGGGTATCGGGGTGCTCGTCGGCATGGCTCAAAACGCCCAGAGGAGGCGCAAGCGGTTCTCGATCGTCAACTGCCAGCCGGGCGTCATGCGCGTCGCGCACCTGCTCGGTGTTGATACAGAGGTTTCTATTTCTGGTCGGTGA
- a CDS encoding aminotransferase — translation MQTVYGQMSDEQLDRVIEQLRDQADQVRSRGLTLDMTRGKPSPEQVAISLPLLDTVDATTDLHDEGIDCGNYGCFEGIPSARRLAGELLGVPSDQTLVLGSSSLLIEYETINMFWLRGTCAHAPWEAYAASHSGRPPRILCPVPGYDRHFAITEELGIENVPIAMTDDGPDMDEVERLAATDDSVKGIWCVPKHSNPSGVTFSKRSVQRLATMRTAAADFRILWDNAYAVHDLYPDCEPLANIFDIAGAAGTQDRVVAFGSTSKITFPGSGIAFVAASRRVLDDISRALKVALISADKMNQLRHVRFLPTLADIRAHMARHAAYLRPRFELVESKLAAGLGASGCATWTHPRGGYFVSFDGPDRTARRVVALCRDLGVRLTPAGATWPGGRDPRDANIRIAPSYPSLEELSDALDVFVLAVKLVAAEQEAAARAESRESPSEAERPSLRKN, via the coding sequence ATGCAGACCGTGTACGGGCAGATGAGTGATGAACAGCTCGACCGAGTGATCGAGCAGCTGAGAGATCAGGCCGACCAGGTTCGGTCGCGGGGCCTGACGCTCGACATGACCCGCGGCAAGCCCTCGCCCGAACAGGTGGCGATCTCGCTTCCGCTGCTCGATACGGTGGATGCGACGACCGATCTGCATGATGAGGGGATCGACTGCGGAAACTACGGCTGCTTCGAAGGCATCCCGTCCGCTCGCCGCCTGGCCGGAGAGCTGCTCGGTGTGCCGTCCGATCAGACGCTCGTCTTGGGATCCTCGAGTCTGCTCATCGAGTACGAGACCATCAACATGTTCTGGCTGCGCGGCACATGCGCTCACGCTCCCTGGGAGGCATATGCGGCCTCGCATAGCGGCCGGCCACCTCGTATTCTGTGTCCGGTGCCCGGCTACGATCGTCATTTCGCGATCACCGAGGAGCTCGGCATCGAAAACGTTCCGATTGCGATGACCGATGATGGACCGGATATGGATGAGGTGGAGCGGCTTGCCGCCACAGATGATTCCGTCAAGGGCATCTGGTGCGTTCCAAAGCATTCGAACCCCTCAGGCGTCACGTTCTCGAAACGCAGCGTGCAACGTCTGGCGACCATGCGGACGGCTGCTGCGGATTTTCGCATTCTCTGGGACAACGCCTATGCCGTGCACGACCTGTATCCCGATTGCGAGCCGCTTGCGAACATCTTTGATATCGCGGGCGCTGCCGGTACCCAAGACCGCGTCGTCGCGTTCGGATCCACCTCCAAGATCACGTTCCCCGGATCGGGCATCGCTTTCGTGGCGGCTTCTCGGCGCGTGCTCGATGACATTTCCCGCGCTCTCAAGGTCGCGCTCATCAGCGCCGACAAGATGAACCAGCTGCGTCATGTTCGGTTTCTGCCCACGCTTGCCGACATTCGCGCGCATATGGCCCGCCATGCCGCGTACCTGCGGCCGCGCTTCGAGCTGGTTGAGTCCAAGCTCGCAGCTGGACTGGGCGCCTCGGGTTGCGCGACCTGGACGCATCCTCGAGGCGGCTATTTCGTCTCGTTCGACGGTCCGGATCGGACGGCTCGCCGCGTCGTCGCGCTCTGCCGTGATCTGGGCGTGCGCCTCACGCCGGCGGGGGCGACCTGGCCGGGCGGGCGGGATCCCCGCGACGCCAACATTCGCATCGCACCGAGCTATCCGTCCCTTGAAGAGCTCTCAGATGCACTCGACGTGTTCGTTCTCGCGGTGAAGCTCGTGGCTGCCGAGCAGGAGGCGGCCGCGCGCGCCGAATCCCGGGAATCGCCATCGGAGGCCGAAAGGCCGTCCCTGCGGAAGAATTGA
- a CDS encoding ROK family protein — protein MARTAGFYIGLDVGGTTVKEGLLTAQGELIAREVVPTPPLTDAVGYAAVTGGIDRLLAQAAAAPEDVRGIGLAVPAPVPSDGRIKVAANIKLDLDGLRDALRESCPAAAVTFENDANAAAMGELWVGSARGTDSFVFVTIGTGVGGGVVHAGRVVSGVAGAAGEIGHMCLNPEETRPCGCGGHGCLEQYASATGIVRSYLAACRSAGVEPVPLAGPSDSRAVFEAARDDDAAAASAIETMCDYLGRALALVACVIDPEAFVLGGGTSNSSDLFLERLVECYRSYALICSADTPIEIASLGNDAGIFGAAYVALQASRR, from the coding sequence ATGGCGAGGACCGCAGGGTTCTATATCGGCTTGGACGTGGGCGGCACGACGGTCAAGGAGGGTCTGCTCACCGCGCAGGGGGAGCTGATCGCGCGCGAGGTCGTGCCCACGCCGCCGCTGACCGATGCGGTCGGATACGCCGCCGTCACCGGGGGCATCGATCGTCTGCTTGCTCAAGCCGCTGCGGCTCCTGAAGACGTGCGAGGTATCGGTCTGGCGGTCCCCGCCCCGGTTCCCTCGGATGGTCGCATCAAGGTCGCCGCGAACATCAAACTCGATCTCGACGGTCTGAGAGATGCGCTTCGCGAGAGCTGCCCAGCTGCGGCCGTGACATTCGAAAATGACGCCAACGCAGCCGCGATGGGCGAGCTTTGGGTCGGCAGCGCGCGGGGCACCGACAGCTTCGTGTTCGTTACGATCGGAACCGGTGTCGGAGGCGGAGTCGTCCACGCCGGCCGTGTTGTGTCCGGGGTCGCCGGAGCAGCTGGTGAGATCGGCCATATGTGTCTGAATCCCGAAGAGACGCGTCCGTGCGGCTGCGGGGGCCATGGGTGCCTGGAGCAATACGCCTCTGCCACCGGTATCGTCCGCAGCTATCTCGCGGCGTGCCGATCAGCGGGCGTCGAGCCCGTCCCGCTGGCGGGGCCGAGCGATTCCCGCGCCGTCTTCGAGGCGGCTCGCGATGACGACGCCGCCGCCGCGAGCGCGATCGAGACCATGTGCGACTATCTGGGGCGTGCTCTCGCGCTCGTCGCCTGCGTCATCGACCCGGAGGCGTTCGTTTTGGGCGGGGGGACGTCCAACTCCTCGGATCTCTTCTTGGAGCGACTCGTCGAGTGCTATCGAAGCTATGCTCTGATCTGCTCAGCCGATACACCGATCGAGATAGCATCGCTGGGTAACGATGCCGGTATCTTCGGTGCCGCCTACGTGGCTCTCCAGGCGTCGCGTCGCTAG
- a CDS encoding PTS lactose/cellobiose transporter subunit IIA, with translation MEDVNELELTCFEIISYVGSAKSSFVEAIAAAKAGDLDRAEALVKQGDENYNSGHEVHMKLLQADAAGARHGEAPLILLHAEDQMAGTEIVKILTVNFIDVYRELMALRAKSGLSGNESAR, from the coding sequence ATGGAGGACGTGAACGAGCTCGAGCTCACCTGCTTCGAGATCATCTCCTACGTCGGTTCTGCGAAATCCTCCTTTGTCGAGGCGATCGCCGCCGCCAAGGCGGGAGATCTCGATCGCGCGGAGGCCCTCGTCAAACAGGGAGATGAGAACTACAACAGCGGTCATGAAGTTCATATGAAGCTTCTGCAGGCCGATGCCGCCGGCGCTCGACATGGAGAGGCGCCTCTGATTCTTTTGCACGCCGAGGACCAGATGGCGGGAACCGAGATCGTCAAGATTCTGACCGTGAATTTCATCGATGTCTATCGCGAACTCATGGCCTTGCGCGCGAAGAGCGGGCTTTCGGGGAATGAAAGCGCGCGTTAG
- a CDS encoding PTS sugar transporter subunit IIB, giving the protein MKKILLCCNAGMSTSLLVQKMQKEAASRDLDVDIEARPLNEAMDHVDEAAIILLGPQIGYTKADFERAVEGRDIPVEVIPMIEYGRMNAAKILDDVQAKIG; this is encoded by the coding sequence ATGAAGAAGATTCTACTGTGCTGCAATGCGGGCATGTCAACGAGTCTGCTCGTTCAGAAGATGCAGAAGGAGGCCGCCTCGCGCGATCTCGATGTCGATATCGAGGCGCGCCCGCTCAACGAGGCGATGGACCATGTGGATGAAGCGGCCATCATTCTTCTGGGGCCCCAGATCGGCTACACCAAAGCCGACTTCGAGCGCGCCGTCGAGGGTCGCGACATCCCCGTCGAGGTCATCCCGATGATCGAATACGGACGCATGAATGCGGCGAAGATTCTGGACGATGTCCAAGCGAAGATCGGATAG
- a CDS encoding PTS sugar transporter subunit IIC, with the protein MADATGYLDRFADVSARIGNQVHLRSLRDGFATIMPLFILAGVAALFNNVVFTWIWGPSGLMPSADVLGWAQYWGGALSNGTLNISAILLCGMIGYCLAQNKRFDNPIACVVIAVSALAVLMPQTVAAAVAPASQLFEEGKSITTPVSGAFTTGYTGTAGLFSAIIVGLLATTVFIKISGVDRLRIKMPEGVPPAVGKSFDVLIPMILSLGAFGLVAMILFAIPAHTDLTAIINEFIQTPLRALTTNVWGLVIIYSIGTFLFTLGIHQTTINGVLVEPILTIVLLNNTALYNAGKAIPMANFMNMDIINVFALMGGSGCTLALLIATFIMGRYRPSKEVAKMAVLPGLFNINEPVIYGYPIVFNIPLMIPFVLNTALGIVISYFATVIGLISPCVIQVPWTCPIVFSGALATGGDLRASVLQVLLLALYTVIYLPFMKASEKSLQKQAELAEQAEQG; encoded by the coding sequence ATGGCAGACGCCACTGGCTATCTCGACAGATTCGCGGACGTGTCCGCGCGGATCGGAAATCAGGTTCATCTGCGATCGCTGCGTGACGGCTTCGCCACCATCATGCCGCTGTTCATCCTCGCAGGTGTCGCGGCGCTGTTCAACAACGTCGTATTCACATGGATCTGGGGCCCGAGCGGTCTGATGCCGAGCGCCGATGTGCTCGGTTGGGCTCAGTACTGGGGCGGTGCCCTCTCGAACGGCACGCTCAACATCTCGGCGATCCTGTTGTGCGGCATGATCGGCTACTGTTTGGCGCAGAACAAGCGCTTCGACAACCCCATCGCCTGTGTCGTCATCGCCGTGTCGGCGCTCGCCGTGCTCATGCCGCAGACCGTTGCCGCAGCGGTCGCTCCGGCTTCGCAGCTGTTCGAGGAGGGCAAGAGCATAACAACGCCCGTGTCGGGCGCCTTCACCACCGGCTATACCGGCACAGCGGGGCTCTTCTCCGCCATCATCGTCGGTCTGCTCGCAACGACGGTGTTCATCAAGATATCCGGTGTCGACAGGCTGCGCATCAAGATGCCCGAGGGCGTGCCGCCGGCGGTCGGCAAGTCCTTCGACGTGCTCATTCCGATGATTCTGTCCTTGGGTGCCTTCGGTCTGGTGGCCATGATCCTGTTCGCCATACCGGCCCATACCGATCTGACGGCTATCATCAACGAGTTCATCCAGACACCGCTGCGTGCGCTCACGACCAACGTCTGGGGTCTGGTGATCATCTACTCGATCGGCACGTTTCTGTTCACGCTCGGAATCCATCAGACAACGATCAACGGCGTGCTCGTCGAGCCGATCCTGACGATCGTGCTTCTGAACAACACCGCGCTGTACAACGCCGGCAAGGCCATCCCGATGGCGAACTTCATGAACATGGATATCATCAACGTGTTCGCGCTCATGGGAGGGTCGGGTTGCACGCTCGCGCTCCTTATCGCGACGTTCATCATGGGTCGGTATCGGCCCAGCAAAGAGGTCGCCAAGATGGCGGTCCTGCCCGGACTGTTCAACATCAACGAGCCCGTCATCTACGGCTATCCGATCGTGTTCAACATCCCGCTCATGATCCCGTTCGTGCTGAACACCGCGCTCGGCATCGTCATCTCCTATTTCGCCACGGTCATCGGTCTCATCAGTCCTTGCGTGATCCAGGTCCCCTGGACGTGTCCGATCGTGTTCTCCGGCGCGCTCGCCACCGGAGGCGATCTGCGCGCTTCGGTGCTGCAGGTGCTGCTTTTGGCCCTCTATACGGTTATCTACCTGCCGTTCATGAAGGCAAGCGAAAAGAGTCTCCAGAAGCAGGCCGAGCTTGCGGAGCAAGCTGAGCAAGGCTAG